The sequence GTGGTGCGGTCGCCGAGTTCAGCAGACAGAGCCAAAGTTTTCAGATCCGGCTTTCTTCCCTCGCCCGCCCAGGCAGCAAGAGCCTCGCCCAGTCGATAGAGTTGCTCGGGGCGCAGCCGGCTGCGTGAGAGCAGAGCCTCATGGGTTTTTCGATCCTCCTGAGGGTCATGCAAGAGGATACAATTCGACTTGTTACCGTCGCGACCACTGCGTCCCGCTTCCTGAACGTATTGCTCCAACGACGCCGGTGACTGCGCGTGCGCCACATATCTTATATCCGGTTTATCGATACCCAGACCGAATGCACTGGTCGCCACCATCACGGTGCGACGACCGGGCTTCATGAACATTTCCTGCTCTTTGTTCCGGTCGCCCGCGCTCATTTTCCCATGATAGCGATGCGCCGGAATACCCAATTTCAGAAGGATACCGTAGACGATATCGACTTCCTTGGTTGTCGTGCAGTAGATGATGCCGGGACGCCGCAGGCGCTGTGCCAACCGCGCGAGTCCCCGAAGGCGCTCGGCCTGTTGCGACTCGAGGACTTCGAAGGCAAGGTTCGACCGATGAGGTGAACCCGCCACGATCCTTGGTTCCCGCATTCCCAAAAAGCGCATCACGTCCGTGCGAACTTTTTCCGTGGCTGTAGCCGTCAGGGCCATCAGCGGCGGCGCACCCAGCGCGCGGAGCCTCTCACCAAGTCGCTGATAGGCCGGCCGGAAGTCATAGCCCCATTCCGAAATACAATGCGCCTCATCGATTGCAGCGAGCGAAATTCCGGACTCCTTCAGCGCTCCGGAAATTTCTTCGTTTGCCAGGGATTCAGGCGTCGTCATGACGAGCAGAGGTCCACCCTGGCGAATCTCCTCAATCGCCGCCTCCCGCTTCTTCCCGCGAACCGTACCGTCGATACGAACGCACGGCACCTCGTATTTGATCAACTTTTCGTGTTGGTCCCGCAGAAGAGCCAACAACGGCGAGATCACTACCGTAGGCTTCGGTAGCAGCATGGAGGGCACCTGATAACAGGCTGATTTGCCGAAACCGGTCGGCATGACCAAAAGGACATCCTCTCCGGTCAAGGCAGCATCGATCCCGCTTCGCTGCTCTTCGTGCAAGGAAGGGATCCCGATCCGACGAGCCGCATGATCCATCGGCTCTGCGTCCTCCGGAAGGGGCTCC is a genomic window of Candidatus Binatia bacterium containing:
- a CDS encoding RecQ family ATP-dependent DNA helicase codes for the protein MEPLPEDAEPMDHAARRIGIPSLHEEQRSGIDAALTGEDVLLVMPTGFGKSACYQVPSMLLPKPTVVISPLLALLRDQHEKLIKYEVPCVRIDGTVRGKKREAAIEEIRQGGPLLVMTTPESLANEEISGALKESGISLAAIDEAHCISEWGYDFRPAYQRLGERLRALGAPPLMALTATATEKVRTDVMRFLGMREPRIVAGSPHRSNLAFEVLESQQAERLRGLARLAQRLRRPGIIYCTTTKEVDIVYGILLKLGIPAHRYHGKMSAGDRNKEQEMFMKPGRRTVMVATSAFGLGIDKPDIRYVAHAQSPASLEQYVQEAGRSGRDGNKSNCILLHDPQEDRKTHEALLSRSRLRPEQLYRLGEALAAWAGEGRKPDLKTLALSAELGDRTTNALLVPIEEAGIVKFDEEGIIEVLVPTDEVDEKVRSLAGQFANLRTQDSRRLDSLADYAKSTVCRAVYLRSYFGEEDGEECGLCDICRGRPERPATFFQPVTAPPRRGKKKRKGRGRKKTGANNENRPSAEAAGADGAPKKRRRRRRRGRRGGGAAAENSEPKTSPSGDQD